One region of Niallia sp. Man26 genomic DNA includes:
- the fliG gene encoding flagellar motor switch protein FliG produces MARKEATELTGKQKAAVLLISLGPDVAASVYKHLSEEEIEKLSLEISGVKKVENTSKEEVLEEFHNIALAQDYIAQGGIGYAKTVLEKALGSDQASVILNRLTSSLQVRPFDFARKADPSQILNFIQNEHPQTISLILSYLDPTQAGQILSELPQEMQADIAKRIAVMDSTSPEIINEVEQILERKLSSTVTQDYTQTGGIEAVVEVLNGVDRSTERTILDALEIQDPELAEEIKKRMFVFEDIVTLDNRAIQRIIRECENEDLMLSLKVSGDEVKEIVFSNMSARMVESFKDEMEFMGPVRLKDVEEAQSRIVAIIRRLEDSGEIVVARGGGDDIIV; encoded by the coding sequence ATGGCCAGAAAAGAAGCTACGGAACTTACGGGAAAACAAAAAGCTGCTGTTCTGCTTATATCTTTAGGACCAGATGTAGCAGCTTCTGTTTATAAGCATTTGAGTGAAGAAGAGATAGAAAAACTCTCCTTAGAGATTTCTGGTGTGAAGAAAGTAGAGAACACTTCAAAGGAAGAGGTACTAGAAGAGTTTCATAACATAGCATTGGCGCAAGATTATATTGCCCAGGGCGGTATTGGCTATGCAAAAACGGTCTTGGAAAAAGCGCTAGGATCAGACCAGGCATCTGTTATCTTGAATCGATTGACTTCTTCACTGCAAGTCAGACCATTCGATTTTGCAAGAAAAGCAGATCCGAGTCAAATCCTGAACTTTATCCAAAATGAGCATCCACAGACAATTTCATTGATTCTATCCTATTTAGATCCTACTCAGGCTGGACAAATATTGTCTGAACTGCCTCAAGAAATGCAGGCAGATATCGCAAAAAGGATTGCGGTTATGGACAGCACTTCGCCGGAAATTATCAATGAAGTAGAGCAAATCTTAGAGCGGAAATTATCTAGCACTGTTACGCAGGATTACACACAAACAGGCGGCATTGAAGCAGTTGTTGAAGTTCTTAACGGTGTCGATCGTTCAACAGAAAGAACAATTCTAGATGCGCTTGAAATACAAGATCCTGAATTGGCAGAAGAGATTAAGAAAAGAATGTTTGTATTCGAGGATATTGTTACATTGGATAACCGTGCAATTCAGCGTATTATCCGTGAGTGTGAAAACGAAGACCTCATGCTGTCACTAAAGGTTTCTGGCGACGAGGTAAAAGAAATTGTATTCAGCAACATGTCAGCAAGAATGGTCGAGTCCTTCAAAGACGAAATGGAATTCATGGGACCTGTCCGCTTGAAAGACGTCGAAGAAGCTCAATCAAGAATTGTTGCTATTATTAGACGTTTAGAAGACTCTGGTGAGATTGTCGTAGCACGCGGCGGAGGAGATGATATTATTGTCTAG
- the fliH gene encoding flagellar assembly protein FliH translates to MSRLIKSSLANAEQANEKIISIKYVNSFQTADIQSDEEYKRIVDQAKREAAAILEEAKSEAAAARELLQQEKDNWQTEKNTLMEEAHREGYQIGINEGQNAGYTEYAEYLEQAKSIIEASKLDYENYINSAETEILELGMKVAEKIVQTSISENKEHFLQLVKKVLKETRDQKEIQLHVNPLHYQYLLSEKDELLALFPIKPSLFIFPDEAAAENGCIIETANGRIEASVDTQLLMIKQKLLDLLESE, encoded by the coding sequence TTGTCTAGGCTTATTAAATCAAGTTTGGCAAATGCAGAACAGGCAAATGAAAAAATCATCTCCATAAAATACGTGAATAGCTTTCAAACTGCAGATATTCAATCAGATGAAGAATATAAACGAATTGTTGATCAAGCAAAGCGCGAGGCTGCAGCAATTCTTGAAGAGGCAAAAAGCGAAGCAGCAGCTGCAAGAGAGCTGCTGCAGCAAGAAAAGGATAACTGGCAAACAGAAAAAAACACTTTGATGGAAGAAGCACATCGCGAGGGATACCAAATAGGTATCAACGAGGGTCAAAATGCTGGATACACAGAGTATGCAGAGTATCTTGAACAAGCAAAAAGCATCATTGAAGCTAGCAAGCTGGACTATGAGAATTATATTAATAGTGCAGAAACGGAAATTTTAGAGCTTGGTATGAAGGTTGCCGAAAAAATCGTTCAGACAAGCATTTCAGAAAATAAAGAACATTTCTTACAGCTAGTCAAAAAGGTTTTAAAAGAAACAAGAGATCAAAAGGAAATTCAGCTTCATGTTAATCCATTACATTATCAATATCTTCTGTCAGAGAAGGATGAATTATTAGCGCTGTTCCCAATTAAGCCAAGCTTGTTCATCTTTCCTGATGAAGCAGCAGCAGAAAATGGCTGTATTATTGAGACGGCTAACGGAAGAATTGAAGCGAGTGTGGATACACAGCTGTTAATGATTAAGCAGAAACTACTAGACCTATTGGAGAGTGAATGA
- the fliI gene encoding flagellar protein export ATPase FliI: protein MKAAELLSSIDTIDPYKRYGRVKKVVGLMIESQGPESSIGDVCNIYIGTKKKRVIKAEVVGFKEDGIILMPYTTVNDISPGCLVEGTSDPLEIKAGAGMIGTVVDALGMPLDGSSLPKGLKSVPIDQDPPNPLKRPPISESMEVGVRLIDGLLTVGTGQRLGIFAGSGVGKSTLLGMIARNTKADLNVIALIGERGREVREFIERDLGPEGLKRSIVVVATSDQPALMRIKGAYTATAIAEYFRDKGLNVMLMMDSVTRVAMAQREVGLAIGEPPTTKGYTPSVFAILPKLLERTGTNEHGSITAFYTVLVDGDDMNEPIADTVRGILDGHYVLDRDLANKGQYPAVNVLKSVSRVMNHIVPKAHVRAAEKLRDLLSTYINSEDLINIGAYKKGSSLEIDTAIRLYPDILSYIKQSTDEKISLEESVQALISLSGVGDNR from the coding sequence ATGAAAGCGGCAGAACTTCTATCATCGATTGATACCATCGATCCGTATAAACGTTATGGCAGAGTGAAAAAAGTGGTTGGTCTTATGATAGAGTCGCAAGGTCCTGAAAGCTCCATCGGTGATGTATGCAATATATATATAGGAACAAAGAAGAAACGAGTCATTAAAGCAGAGGTTGTAGGCTTTAAGGAAGACGGGATTATCCTGATGCCATATACGACTGTGAATGATATTTCGCCAGGCTGCCTTGTAGAAGGAACATCTGATCCTCTAGAAATCAAGGCTGGTGCCGGCATGATTGGTACAGTCGTCGATGCACTAGGTATGCCGCTTGATGGATCTTCCCTTCCAAAAGGCTTAAAAAGTGTGCCGATTGACCAAGATCCGCCAAACCCGTTAAAACGTCCGCCTATATCTGAATCAATGGAAGTGGGAGTTAGACTGATTGATGGTCTTCTTACTGTCGGGACAGGACAGCGCCTTGGTATTTTCGCAGGTAGTGGTGTCGGAAAAAGTACATTGCTCGGTATGATTGCCAGAAACACGAAAGCGGATCTTAACGTCATCGCCCTCATCGGAGAGCGGGGCAGAGAGGTAAGGGAATTCATTGAAAGAGATTTAGGTCCAGAAGGTTTAAAGCGATCCATCGTTGTTGTTGCAACAAGTGATCAGCCAGCATTAATGCGGATTAAAGGAGCTTATACTGCAACAGCAATTGCCGAGTACTTCCGTGATAAAGGCTTGAATGTAATGTTGATGATGGACTCTGTAACAAGGGTTGCGATGGCACAAAGGGAAGTGGGGCTTGCAATCGGTGAGCCGCCGACAACAAAAGGATATACTCCATCTGTTTTCGCCATCTTGCCGAAGCTTTTAGAAAGAACAGGTACAAATGAGCATGGCAGCATCACGGCCTTCTACACGGTCCTAGTTGATGGGGATGACATGAATGAGCCAATAGCCGACACTGTTCGGGGGATATTGGACGGTCACTATGTATTAGACAGGGATCTGGCCAATAAGGGCCAATATCCGGCAGTTAACGTTTTGAAAAGTGTGAGCAGGGTCATGAACCATATTGTTCCTAAAGCTCATGTGCGTGCAGCAGAAAAATTAAGAGATTTACTGAGCACCTATATCAACTCTGAAGATTTAATTAATATCGGGGCATACAAAAAAGGTTCCTCCTTGGAAATCGATACAGCAATCCGCTTATATCCTGATATTTTATCGTACATCAAGCAATCGACAGATGAAAAAATCTCCCTAGAAGAAAGTGTTCAGGCATTAATATCATTATCTGGAGTAGGGGATAACCGATGA
- the fliJ gene encoding flagellar export protein FliJ, translated as MSYKFKFEKIMTIKEREKDEASADYNQAVKRFEEAAEKLYELLKRKEELEEYQSNELVSGLSVQSIRHHQHFINNLAKMIEHSQQMVVNARNSMNFYQQKLIDKNLEVKKFVKIKEKDLLQFIHTEKVLEAKQMDDISIQQYMQPGRLGS; from the coding sequence ATGAGCTATAAGTTTAAGTTTGAAAAAATCATGACAATTAAAGAAAGAGAAAAGGATGAGGCGAGCGCGGACTACAACCAAGCTGTCAAGCGCTTTGAGGAAGCGGCCGAGAAGCTGTATGAGCTCTTGAAGCGCAAGGAAGAATTGGAAGAATACCAATCGAACGAGCTTGTTAGCGGACTTTCTGTTCAGTCAATCAGGCATCATCAGCATTTTATCAACAACTTAGCTAAGATGATTGAGCATAGTCAGCAAATGGTTGTTAACGCACGGAACTCCATGAATTTTTATCAGCAGAAGTTGATTGATAAAAACCTGGAAGTGAAGAAGTTCGTCAAAATCAAAGAGAAAGATTTACTACAATTTATCCATACAGAAAAGGTACTAGAGGCAAAGCAGATGGATGACATCTCCATCCAGCAATATATGCAGCCAGGAAGGTTAGGTAGCTAA
- a CDS encoding MotE family protein — protein sequence MDNLIDDKKKSFNFFQRFLLVVVIPIMFAVVVGLILMVYSGADVVTKGKELMNQIPFLSSEKASTDQIIEDNKQNIADLESQLKEQQTNIETLESQLKVSEEESKALKVDKIKLQNQLDELKNTQEKTQKAFDDIVKTYETMSAKNSAAIISEMSENEGLKILASLKPAKLASILEKMEPSVASKYTELLAATDSAGETATDNSST from the coding sequence ATGGATAACTTAATCGATGATAAAAAGAAATCATTTAACTTTTTTCAGCGTTTTCTGCTGGTTGTTGTTATACCAATAATGTTTGCTGTTGTCGTCGGATTAATCTTAATGGTATATTCCGGTGCGGATGTTGTCACAAAAGGAAAAGAATTAATGAATCAGATTCCATTCCTAAGTTCTGAGAAAGCATCAACAGATCAGATTATTGAAGACAATAAACAGAATATCGCAGATTTAGAAAGTCAGCTTAAAGAGCAGCAAACAAATATAGAAACACTAGAATCACAGCTAAAAGTGAGTGAAGAGGAAAGCAAGGCTTTGAAAGTTGACAAAATCAAGCTCCAGAATCAGCTCGATGAACTCAAAAATACACAAGAAAAAACACAAAAAGCCTTCGATGATATTGTAAAGACATATGAAACAATGTCAGCAAAAAATTCGGCGGCCATTATCTCAGAAATGTCTGAGAATGAGGGATTGAAAATATTGGCATCCCTTAAACCTGCTAAACTTGCGTCGATATTAGAGAAAATGGAACCTTCTGTAGCGAGCAAATATACAGAACTGTTAGCAGCAACTGATTCTGCAGGTGAAACTGCCACAGATAATAGCAGCACTTAA
- a CDS encoding flagellar hook-length control protein FliK encodes MLLNSVGINATGNTSSQLSFKAADKNKFTSMISGMLKGKAPQETAAPEQEKSASLQGLTDILTEEPVDQEQLAESLTAIQQLLAANGEEGKDVSDSLETAYDLVINQLMDLLKGLDIANISNGMFTNTDLPEMINQLKAIQQVAGQNPDLSLNNQAADMIQSLAKLFTSLMQAAGGQSPTASQAAEAAAILQKEATDDMSGTPSSKAGTEKDGQTAVKTLIDAIIQKVETLAKKQDNAPALPNKVLNPLLVGTLKKAEATTAAAVTQESAAEPKETDTSSKTEWKMPAIAGQLQNTASFGKPGALTLIQGSGSPVTGNELEEQLENILKSSSFTKVGNSQKLILRLAPENLGSLRIEILQNDGNIVAKIMTTTAQAKEALDAHMNSLKHGLSSQNLNVDKIEVSFVQQAQDKETKDQQSQQENKQQQPADKEGNKATDKEQEETSFMDELLQAGL; translated from the coding sequence ATGCTGCTTAATAGTGTGGGGATAAATGCAACAGGAAATACATCAAGTCAGCTTTCCTTTAAGGCGGCAGATAAAAATAAATTTACATCAATGATCAGCGGGATGTTAAAAGGGAAAGCTCCGCAAGAAACAGCAGCGCCAGAGCAAGAGAAAAGCGCGAGTTTACAAGGCTTAACAGATATTTTAACAGAAGAACCGGTAGATCAAGAGCAACTCGCAGAAAGCTTAACTGCGATTCAGCAGCTTCTTGCTGCTAATGGAGAAGAAGGAAAGGATGTATCCGATTCTTTAGAAACAGCTTACGATCTAGTGATCAACCAATTGATGGATTTGTTGAAAGGGCTGGACATTGCAAACATTTCAAACGGCATGTTTACAAATACTGACCTTCCAGAAATGATCAACCAATTAAAGGCAATTCAGCAGGTTGCTGGCCAAAATCCTGATCTTTCCTTGAACAATCAGGCTGCAGATATGATTCAAAGCTTAGCTAAACTGTTCACAAGCTTAATGCAAGCAGCAGGTGGTCAATCACCAACAGCTTCCCAAGCAGCAGAAGCTGCAGCTATTTTGCAGAAAGAGGCCACTGATGACATGTCTGGGACTCCAAGCAGCAAAGCAGGTACAGAAAAAGATGGGCAAACTGCAGTAAAAACTTTGATAGATGCCATTATTCAAAAAGTCGAAACATTAGCTAAAAAGCAAGATAATGCTCCAGCATTGCCTAATAAGGTGCTGAACCCATTGCTTGTTGGAACACTAAAGAAGGCAGAAGCAACAACAGCTGCGGCAGTGACACAAGAGTCAGCTGCTGAACCAAAAGAAACAGACACATCAAGCAAAACAGAATGGAAGATGCCAGCAATTGCAGGACAGCTTCAAAATACAGCTTCTTTCGGAAAGCCAGGAGCATTAACGTTAATTCAAGGCTCAGGCAGCCCGGTTACTGGAAACGAACTCGAAGAGCAGCTTGAAAATATTTTAAAGAGCAGTTCGTTTACGAAAGTCGGCAACAGTCAAAAGCTGATATTAAGACTAGCCCCTGAAAATCTTGGGTCATTAAGAATTGAGATACTGCAAAATGATGGGAATATAGTTGCGAAGATAATGACAACCACAGCACAAGCAAAAGAAGCATTAGATGCTCATATGAACAGCTTAAAGCATGGGCTGAGCTCACAAAATCTTAATGTTGACAAGATTGAAGTTTCCTTTGTTCAACAAGCACAGGACAAAGAAACAAAGGATCAGCAAAGCCAGCAGGAAAACAAACAGCAGCAGCCTGCAGACAAAGAAGGGAATAAAGCAACAGACAAGGAGCAAGAGGAAACAAGCTTCATGGATGAACTTCTGCAAGCAGGATTGTAA
- the flgD gene encoding flagellar hook assembly protein FlgD produces the protein MATKIDDSSLYLSNYQNQTSNTGSTSLGKDDFLKILITQLQNQDPTNPMEDKDFIAQMATFSSLEQMTNMNTTMSNFISLQTQSNLISYGQFVGKEVSWTKVETGENGEQSITSGNGKVASIAYKGTDVEFTLEDGTVVNPGNISTVHSESADNNLVTASQLIGKTVSYMNADNEEISSVVKSVSLKNGQIQLILDDDKQSQITAGQITKIE, from the coding sequence TTGGCAACTAAAATCGATGATTCTTCCCTTTATTTATCAAACTATCAGAATCAAACAAGTAATACGGGTAGCACAAGTCTGGGCAAAGATGACTTTTTAAAGATTCTTATTACGCAATTGCAAAACCAGGACCCGACAAACCCGATGGAAGATAAAGATTTTATAGCTCAAATGGCTACATTTTCAAGCTTAGAGCAAATGACAAATATGAACACAACAATGAGTAATTTCATCTCCTTGCAAACACAATCGAACTTGATTTCCTACGGACAGTTTGTCGGCAAGGAAGTTTCATGGACGAAAGTGGAAACAGGTGAAAATGGTGAACAATCCATTACATCTGGAAATGGCAAGGTTGCATCTATTGCTTATAAAGGAACAGATGTTGAATTTACGCTTGAGGATGGCACTGTTGTCAACCCTGGAAACATTTCGACTGTACACAGTGAATCTGCTGACAATAATTTAGTAACAGCAAGCCAGCTAATCGGCAAAACAGTTTCCTACATGAATGCAGACAACGAAGAAATTAGCAGTGTCGTTAAGTCAGTATCATTAAAAAATGGCCAAATCCAGCTTATATTGGATGATGACAAACAAAGCCAGATAACTGCAGGACAAATTACGAAAATTGAATAG
- a CDS encoding TIGR02530 family flagellar biosynthesis protein codes for MDRPIYPSLKSQAVINSGIKTIKSNSSNASFSSHLQTSMLSLDKLSISKHASQRLEQRGIVIDEEQWKQIEQKVKQAKKMGVKESLVLLNDAALIVSAKNNTVITAMNRKEATEQIFTNINGTIIMNE; via the coding sequence ATGGATAGACCTATTTATCCTTCTTTAAAATCACAGGCCGTAATCAATAGTGGCATAAAGACAATTAAATCAAACAGCAGCAATGCTTCTTTTTCATCACATTTACAAACATCAATGCTCTCACTCGATAAACTGTCAATCAGCAAGCATGCATCACAACGTCTCGAACAGCGAGGAATCGTGATAGATGAGGAACAGTGGAAGCAGATTGAACAGAAAGTGAAACAAGCAAAAAAAATGGGAGTCAAGGAATCACTCGTTTTGCTTAATGATGCAGCATTAATCGTCAGCGCAAAAAATAATACAGTGATTACGGCAATGAATCGTAAAGAAGCAACTGAGCAAATATTTACAAATATAAATGGCACAATAATTATGAATGAATAA